The sequence below is a genomic window from Flavobacterium keumense.
CTGATTTTTTTTGTTTTTTTGTTAAACTATTTGCCAAACGCAATAATGACTTGCCTTTTTCATTATTCCCAAAAGAAATTAAAACTTTATACTTGTTATTATTCACGACGATTTCGGGAACAAGGACTTCTTTATTTTTGAAAATGAAATTGATAAAATCCAAAGCAGGTCCTGTCATAAAAGTAGTTACCAAAGCCATAATTACCATCATAGTAAACACTTCTGGAGTTAATACTTTTAATTCCAAACCAATATTAAGAACAATCAATTCCATTAACCCTCTGGTATTCATCAAGGCTCCAATAGTTAAACTATCTGACCAAGACTGTCCCACAAATTTTGCCGCTAAAGCACTTCCAAAAAACTTCCCAACAACGGCTACCAGGATAATAAACCCTGTTATTTTCCATAAGTACGGATCGTTAATCAAGCCTATTTCGGTTTTTAATCCCGTAAAAACAAAAAACAATGGCAACAACAATATCAAGGAAACATCTTCTACTTTTTCTATAAAAATGGTTCTAAATTTAGGTACATCTGGCATAATTGCACCCGTCATAAATGCCCCAAATAAAGCATGAATCCCAATCACTTCAGTAGCATAAGAAGAAATTATCAATGTAAGAAAAAAGATAGCTACAACTGGTTTTACCAAGGTGTCTTTTGTTGCATATAAATCCCCTATTCGTTTTAAAAAAGGTTTCACTACTAACAACATTGCTAAAACGTATAAAGCTGCTAATCCAATAATATATAATGAACTTACAAAAGTACCCGCTTTTACGATAGCAATTACCACTGCTAATAAACACCAAGCAGTAATATCGTCAGCTGCAGCACATGTAATGGCTATAGCGCCTAATTTAGTTTTATGGAGTCCTCGCTCTTGAACAATACGAGCTAGTACAGGAAAAGCCGTAATACTCATTGCAATCCCCATAAATAGACTGAACGATAAAAATTTCACTCCTTCAGGGGCAAAACGATTATAAACAAAATAGGCTAATCCAATTCCTAGAGCAAAAGGAATAACGATACTAGCATGACTAATAACAACAGCCTCATTAGCTTTATTTTTCAACACTTTTAAGTCCAATTCCATCCCTATAACAAACATGAAAAGAATTAAACCAATCTGACTTAAAAATTTTAAATTACCTAAAGATTCTACTGGAAATAATGTAGCTGAAAATTCTGGAAAATACATTCCTAATAACGAAGGTCCTAATACAATTCCTGCTATGATTTCTCCAATCACCGTTGGCTGACCTATTTTTTTGAAAATCCATCCAAAAAAACGAGCAACAATAATAATGGTAACAATTTGCGCTAAAAGGATAGCCAAAGGATCTTGTAAGTTATGAAGCATTGAATCAACAAAATCATTCCAAAAACCATTCTCTATACCTGATTTTAAAATCGCTTTGTTGGCCTCAAGGTGTTTTCCCTCACTAATAATCCAATACATCAGCGCAGTAAAACCACCTGTTACGGCTATATAAAATGCACCATTTTTAAAATTCTTCATATCTTTTAGAATCGCTTTGTCTTTTACAAAGATGTAAAAACCAAATATAAAAATAATAATCCTATTTAAAATAGTAACTTAAATTTAATATTTCCTCCGTTTCCCTTTGGAAAAAGAACAAAATCAATTGTACCGATAGTTAAAAAAATCAACCCACTTTACCTACCTTTGCAACGAATAAAAAAGGAATAATGATTAAATGGTTTAGTTTAGGTTTTTGGGAGTTGTTTGCCCGAATTGTACTAAGAAATAGAATATTAATGCTATCCTTAGTGATAGTACTAACCGGATTATTGGCTACCCAATGGAAAAACATCCATTTTACACACAGTGAGGCTAATATGTTACCGGACAACAATGCAGTCAATATAGAGTACAATGCCTTTCTAAATAAATTTGGCGAAGAAGGAAACCTTATCATTATAGGGGTTAAAAACAACGCTATTTTTACCCCAAAAGCATTTGCCGCATGGACAAAATTGATGAACAAAATCAATAAAGAATCAGCAGTAGATCTAGTTATATCCATCAATAATTTGCAACGATTACAACGTAACGACTCACTACAAAAATTCGAATTAGTCCCTTTACTAAATCCTAAACAAGTACTCAACAAAACATACTTGAGTCAGGTCAAAAAAGAACTGTTCACTAATTTACCTTTTTACGAAGGACTCCTTTTTAATAAGAAATCAGGAAGCATACGATCTGCAATTTATCTAGACAAAAAAATTGTAAATACCCCAATTAGAAAAGATTTTGTTCTAAAACATTTAGTCCCTGCCATAGCATCTTTCGAAAAAGAAACTCAAATTGATTTACGCGTTTCTGGAATGCCTTATATTAGAACCTTAAACGCAGAAACAATTGTAAAAGAAATTGGGCTTTTTATTGGCGCTTCGTTATTAATCACCTCTTTACTTTTTTTCTTCTTTTTTAGAAGTTTTAGAGCTACACTTATCTCTATTATCATTGTAATTATAGGGGTTATGTGGTCTTTTGGATTCTTAGGGCTATTCAATTACGAAATTACGGTTTTAACTGCCTTAGTACCTTCGTTAATCATTGTTATTGGTATACCAAATTGTATTTTCTTGACCAATAAGTACCATCAAGAATATAAAGTACACGGCAATAAAGCAAAAGCTTTACAACGCGTTACTACAAAAATTGGAATGGCAACTTTAATGACAAACGTAACTACAGCTATTGGATTTGCCACTTTTGTAGCTTCTAACAACCAACTTTTATTGGAATTTGGCGTAGTCACTTCTATTAATATTATTGGACTCTTCTTTTTGTGTATCATTGTGATCCCTATTTTTCATAGTTATATTCCTGCACCAAAAGACCGCCATACAAAACATTTAGACCGTGGTTCTGTAAAACATTTTATGGATTGGATATTACGCAATGTAAAATACAATCGCTTTTCGATTTATATTGTCGCTATTTTGTTGCTTATTTTCGGAATCATTGGAGTATTTCAAATGAGGATTTCAGGAAGCTTAATTGAAGACATGCCTAAAAAAGAACCTTTCTTTGAAGATATTGTTTTCTTTGAAGAGGAGTTTGACGGAGTAATGCCTTTGGAAATTATGATTGATACCAAACGCAAAAAAGGGGTAATGAAATTATCTACCCTTAAGCGAATGGAAGAATTGGAACAAACTATCGAAGAAATTCCGGAATTATCCAAAACCATGTCGATTGTCAATTTAGTAAAATATTCAAAACAGGCGTATTATAACGGCAATCCTGAATACTATGAATTACCTACTTCACAAGAGCAGGCATTTATTTTATCCTATGCCAAAAATGCGACTAAAAATAACAAAGATAATTTGATGAAGAGTTATGTGGATTCCACGGGTCAATATGCCCGTATTACCACATTTATGCGCGATGAGAATGGCGGTAAAATACCTGAAATAGAAGCTGAGATTAGAAAAGAAGCGGATAAATTATTTCCACCTGATCGCTATCACGTAACCATAACCGGAAAAGCGTTGGTGTTCCAAAAAGGAACAGGCTATCTTTTAGATAACCTGCTTTCTTCTCTGGTTTTTGCATTTTTCTTAACGGCACTTTTAGTAGCGTTCATGTTTCGCTCCTTCAAAATGGTCCTGGTCTCTATTATTCCTAATTTATTGCCTTTGCTAATGACAGCAGGAATTATGGGGTTTTTAGACATTCCTTTAAAACCGTCAACAATTTTGGTTTTCGGAATTGCGTTTGGTTTATCGGTAGATGATACTCTGCGATTTTTGGCACAATACAGGGAAGAATTAAAGAAAAACAATTGGAAAATTCGTAAGTCAGTCTATGCTACATTTAACGAATCTGGTCTGAGTATGTTTTATACTTCGATCGTGTTGTTCTTTGGATTTTCAGTATTCATGTTGTCGAGTTTTGGTGGTACCATTGCGTTAGGCGGACTTATCTCTTTGACTTTACTATTCGGAATGTTGTCAAATTTAATGTTGTTGCCAGCATTGGTTTTGACTTTAAACAAAACCTTGGCCAACGAACAAGAGTTTATTGAACCCAAAATCGATATCATTGAACATTCTGACGAAGAAATAGACAATCTGGACAAGCAGAATCTATAGCCCCGATAGAAGCGGCATCCTTTTACTTTTTTCTTTAAAAAGTAAAAGATACAGCGGATAGCGGGAAATAGCTTCAATAAAAAAACAAAAACAATTATATTTGCAGCTTACTAAAGGCAATTTTTAATATCAATACCATAAAAATGAAACATACAAAAGTTAAAGACTTACTAAACAGTACAACGACACTTCATGAAGTAAATGCAAAAGGATGGGTAAGAACTTTTAGAAACAATCAATTTATTGCGTTGAACGATGGTTCGACTATCAACAATATTCAGTGTGTGGTAGATTTTGAAAACACACCTGAAGAAACCTTAAAAAGAATTACAACAGGAGCAGCTGTTTCGGTTACAGGAAGTCTAGTAGAAAGCAAAGGCGCTGGACAGCAATATGAAATTCAGGTTTCAAAATTGGAAATTTTAGGTGATTCGGATGCAGAGAAATTCCCGATGCAACCCAAAAAACACTCCTTAGAATTCTTGCGCGAAAACGCACATTTAAGAGTTCGAACCAATGCTTTTGGTGCTATTATGCGTGTGCGTTCGGTATTGGCACATGCGGTTCATACCTATTTTCAAGAAAAAGGATTTGTGTATGTAAATACGCCAATCATTACTGGTTCGGATGCAGAAGGCGCTGGAGAAATGTTTAAAGTAACCGCCTTGCCTTTTGACAACACACCTAGAACCGAGGAAGGAAAAGTAGATTACAAAAAAGATTTTTTTGGAAAAGAAACTAACTTGACCGTTTCGGGACAATTAGAAGGAGAAACCTTTGCGATGGCTTTGGGCCAAATTTATACTTTTGGACCTACTTTTAGAGCCGAAAATTCAAATACTTCTCGCCACTTGGCTGAATTCTGGATGATTGAACCTGAAGTAGCGTTCAATGATTTGGATGACAATATGGACTTGGCTGAAGATTTTATTCAGTATGTAATCAAATACACGATGGACAAATGTCCAGATGATTTGAAATTCTTGGAAAGTCGTTTGTTGGACGAAGAAAAACAAAAACCACAGGCAGAACGCAGCGAAATGACCCTATTGGAAAAACTAAACTTTGTTTTAGAAAACAATTTCAAACGCGTTTCATACACCGAAGCTATTGAAATTTTAAGAGAATCTACTCCCAATAAAAAGAAAAAATTCAGTTATATCATTGACGAATGGGGTGCCGATTTACAATCAGAACACGAGCGTTATTTGGTTGAAAAACACTTTAAATGTCCAGTGATTTTATTTGATTATCCAGCGAATATTAAAGCGTTTTACATGCGTTTGAATGAAGACGGAAAAACGGTTCGTGCGATGGACATCCTTTTCCCAGGTATTGGAGAAATTGTAGGGGGTTCGCAACGTGAAGAACGATACGATGTCTTGGTCGAAAAAATGAAAGCATTGGGTATTGACGAAGAAGAATTATGGTGGTATTTAGATACCCGCAGATTTGGTTCAGCGGTACACTCTGGTTTCGGACTTGGATTTGAGCGTTTGGTATTATTCGTAACGGGTATGACAAACATTCGTGACGTAATTCCTTTCCCAAGAACGCCGATGAATGCGGAATTTTAAAAATCTGTTTCAGGTTTCAGGTTTCAAGTTGTAGCAAGTTAAACAACCTGAAACTTAAAACTTGAAACTTGAAACTAACAAAATGCTAAAGCAATTTCTAAATCTCAAATTATCCCAGAAACTATCTCCTCAACAAATTCAGTTGATGAAGTTAATTCAGTTACCTACGCAAGCCTTTGAGCAACGGTTATTGGAAGAGATGAACGAAAACCCAGCACTCGAAGCAGGAAAAGAAGAAGAGGAATATGTAAAAGACGAATTTGAAACGGAAGATTACGACGATTTTGATGATGCCGAATCAGAACGCATCGATGCAGATGAAATCAATATTGACGATTATTTAAGCGACGATGATACTCCGGACTACAAAACTCAAACGAATAATTACAGTGATGACGATGAAGACTACGATATTCCTTTTGCTGCACCGATTAGTTTTCACCAAGATTTAATCAACCAACTCAATACGTTTATTCTTAGCGAATCCGATAGAGAAATCGCAGAATTCCTTGTGGGAAGTATTGACGACATGGGATACATCCGCAGAAGTATTCCAGATATTGTCGATGATTTGGCTTTTACACAAGCCGTTTACACCGATGAAAAAACGGTAGAACGCCTCTTGCACGTGATTCACGAATTAGAGCCTTCTGGTGTGGGCGCGCGCGATTTACAAGAATGTTTGTTGTTACAACTCAAACACAAAACTCCAACGGAATACATCGAATTGGCCACAGATATTATCGAAAACCAATTTGATGCTTTTACCAAAAAACATTACGACAAGCTCTTACAGAAATATAATGTTTCTAACGACCAACTGAAAAAAGCGATTCACGAAATTGAAAAACTGAATCCAAAACCAGGAGGTTCTTTTACAGGAAACACTAAAGTAACCGAGAACATTGTGCCTGATTTTGCCATCCGAATTGTAGAAGGTAAATTGGAATTGAGTTTGAATGGTAGAAATGCCCCTACTTTACACGTTTCTAGAGATTACCAAGAAATGTTGCAAACCTACAAAGAATCCAAAGACAAATCGACTCAACAAAAAGAAGCGGTACAATTTATCAAACAGAAATTGGATTCGGCTAAATGGTTCATCGATGCGATTCGCCAACGCCAAGAAACCCTTTTTGTGACCATGAATGCGATTATGCATTATCAAGAAGATTTCTTTTTAGAAGGGGATGAAACCAAGTTAAAACCGATGATTTTAAAAGACATCGCTGACATAGTAGGTTTGGATATTTCGACTATTTCCCGGGTTGCCAATAGTAAATATGTAGAAACACCTTATGGGACCAAACTTATCAAAGAGTTTTTCTCTGAAGCGATGAAAAACGACCAAGGCGAAGATGTTTCTACCCTAGAAATCAAAAAGATTTTACAAAACGTAATTGAAGAAGAAGACAAACACAAACCACTCCCAGACGATCAATTGGCTGAAATTTTAAAAGAAAAAGGCTACCCCATTGCCCGTAGAACCATTGCAAAATATAGAGAACAACTCGATATTCCAGTGGCGAGAATGAGGAAGAAAATGTAGTTTAACATCTTATTCCATTTTAAAACATAAAAAAATACTAACTTTGTTTTTCTAATTTTTTAAAAAACATGAAACCATTATTGTTGTCAAATCACGAACCATCAGACAAAGAGCTCGTTGACTTAATGAAAGATGTACTGGTTGATGTAAAGAAAAAAGCAAAAATTGCCACTATCAATTTCAAAAAACTACAAAAAAATGAAATTATAGCAGCAAAAAAACGCTTTAAAACTATATTCTAACTATGGAATATAAACCAACCCTTATCGTTGTTGCTGGACCAAATGGATCTGGAAAAACTTCTATAACTTCCCAAATTCTTAAACACGAGTGGATTAATGACTGCATTTACATCACCCTGACAACATTGCTCAAAATGAATTAGGAGATTGGAATAATCCAGAATATTTGTTAAAAGCAGCACAAATAGCAACACAAAGAAGAGAAGATTGCATTAAAAACAAACAGAGTTTTATATTTGAAACCGTTTTTTCTGCATCTGACAAAGTGGATTTCATTAAAAAAGCAATCGATCAAGGTTTCTTTGTCCGATTTTTCTTTGTTGGTACATCACATCCTGCAATTAATGCTAACCGTATTACCCATCGAGTATTAGAAGGAGGACATGATGTCCCAATAACAAAAATTATTTCACGTTATATAAAATCCATTTCACATTGTACTGTAATTGCTGGATTTGTAGATCGTCTTTATGTTTATGACAATTCTGAAGACTATAAGTCTGCTAAATTACTTTTTAGATCAAGCAAGGGTAAAATCACTAAAAAATACAGTAAAATAGACGATTGGGCTATTCCTATTTTTAAAACTTTAAAATAAAAGGCTACCCTATTGCCCGAAGAACCATTCAAAAATAAAGAGAACAACTCGATATTCCAGTGGCGAGAATGAGGAAGAAGATGTAGACCTATTCTAAATTTTATTAAAAAAAAGAATTATATTTACTCAAAATTTAACCCCCCGTAATCATGAAAAATCTTATCCCAATCATCTTATTTCTAACACCATTTTCTGTTTTTTCTCAAAAATTAGAGTTTGCTCCTCCTAAATATGAATCTATTGAAACGGAAATTAAAAATCAGAAATCAAAATTTTATTACCCTATATTACTCGATAAATTAATCACAAACGATAGTACACTTACTGTTGAAGACTACTACTATTTATACTATGGTTTTGTGTTTCAAAAAGAATATAAGCCATATGCAAGAAATACTGTTGAAGAAAAATTAACAAAATACTTTCAAAAACCTGAAATTGATTCAAAAGATTATGATATAATTATTCAAATAATTTCTGAATCAATAAATTTACTCCCTTTTGATTTAAGACAACTAAATATGTTGGCTTACGTATACCATTTAAAAGGAGATGAAATTATGGCAAAAAAAATATCAACTCGATTTCATCGTATTCTTGAAACTATACTTGCTTCAGGGGATGGCGAAAAATGCGAAACAGGATTTCATGTAATATACATTCAAGATGAATATGTTATTTTGAATTTCTTTCAAATGAGACCTATTTCCCAATCATTAATTGGAAACTGCGATTACCAATCGTTTGAGAAAGGTAAATATAAAAAAGAAGGTATGTACTTCAATATTCAAAAAATGTTCGAAAGTGGAATTCGCTAACTCATATTATTTATTTTATATTTCAAACTAATACTATAAGTTAATTTTCTATATGAATTTGAAGAGTAATTATTGCTCTTCATTTTTTTTCATGGCATGAAAATAAGCCGCTCTACTTAAAGGCTCATACTCTTCGGTTTCGCCAAGTAGCACTAATTTATCATTATCGGTTTTTCTAAAGCTGTAATTGGCTAAATTTCCTGTACGCGTACAGACTGCGTGGACTTTGGTCACATACTCGGCAGTTGCCATTAAGGCTGGCATAGGACCGAAAGGATTTCCTTTAAAATCCATATCCAATCCTGCTACAATCACACGAATCCCTCGATTTGCCAAGTCATTGCAAACGCGTACAATCTCATCATCAAAAAACTGGGCTTCATCAATCCCTACCACATCACAACCTTGTGCTAAAATCGCAATATTGGCAGCAGCCGGAACAGGTGTAGAACGAATTTCGTTCGAGTCGTGAGACACTACCATTTCGTCATGATAACGGGTATCTACAGCTGGTTTGAAAATCTCAACTTTTTGCTTAGCAAATTGAGCCCGTTTCAAACGGCGAATCAATTCCTCTGTTTTACCCGAAAACATGGAGCCGCAAATGACTTCGATCCAACCAAATTGTTCTTTATGATTTACTGTATTTTCGAGAAACATGCTGTAGTTGTATAACTTAAAAAATGAATCGTTTTTATTCTTTTGTAAGGGTATAAATTGATGATAAAATTTTATACTTTTACGTGTTTCCAAATGTAAAAAAAATTTCCAAAGGACTGCCCCTAGTTTATCGAAATAAAAACAAAAAAAGCAACACGCAAACGAAACAACTGACATCGTATAATTTACAACAAATGAGAAAGAGATTAGAAGCCGATTTAATC
It includes:
- a CDS encoding cation:proton antiporter encodes the protein MKNFKNGAFYIAVTGGFTALMYWIISEGKHLEANKAILKSGIENGFWNDFVDSMLHNLQDPLAILLAQIVTIIIVARFFGWIFKKIGQPTVIGEIIAGIVLGPSLLGMYFPEFSATLFPVESLGNLKFLSQIGLILFMFVIGMELDLKVLKNKANEAVVISHASIVIPFALGIGLAYFVYNRFAPEGVKFLSFSLFMGIAMSITAFPVLARIVQERGLHKTKLGAIAITCAAADDITAWCLLAVVIAIVKAGTFVSSLYIIGLAALYVLAMLLVVKPFLKRIGDLYATKDTLVKPVVAIFFLTLIISSYATEVIGIHALFGAFMTGAIMPDVPKFRTIFIEKVEDVSLILLLPLFFVFTGLKTEIGLINDPYLWKITGFIILVAVVGKFFGSALAAKFVGQSWSDSLTIGALMNTRGLMELIVLNIGLELKVLTPEVFTMMVIMALVTTFMTGPALDFINFIFKNKEVLVPEIVVNNNKYKVLISFGNNEKGKSLLRLANSLTKKQKKSASITAMHLYLSDEMHTFNTEEIEKDSFVPILEESKVLNQEIDTLFKATMDIETEIADVANQGDYDLLLVGLGKSIFEGTILGKVIGFTTRIINPDRLIDKFTGKEGLFENSPFDERTRQIISKTKMPLGILIDKDLQRVNNVFLPIFSSEDSFLLDYAQKLIYNNNSKIEVLDVNGNIHNNFVVQSALESLEQKYPKNIALMEDRIVKKEFLANQDVMIISLESWKALVDSRSIWLSGVPSVLILKP
- a CDS encoding efflux RND transporter permease subunit; translated protein: MIKWFSLGFWELFARIVLRNRILMLSLVIVLTGLLATQWKNIHFTHSEANMLPDNNAVNIEYNAFLNKFGEEGNLIIIGVKNNAIFTPKAFAAWTKLMNKINKESAVDLVISINNLQRLQRNDSLQKFELVPLLNPKQVLNKTYLSQVKKELFTNLPFYEGLLFNKKSGSIRSAIYLDKKIVNTPIRKDFVLKHLVPAIASFEKETQIDLRVSGMPYIRTLNAETIVKEIGLFIGASLLITSLLFFFFFRSFRATLISIIIVIIGVMWSFGFLGLFNYEITVLTALVPSLIIVIGIPNCIFLTNKYHQEYKVHGNKAKALQRVTTKIGMATLMTNVTTAIGFATFVASNNQLLLEFGVVTSINIIGLFFLCIIVIPIFHSYIPAPKDRHTKHLDRGSVKHFMDWILRNVKYNRFSIYIVAILLLIFGIIGVFQMRISGSLIEDMPKKEPFFEDIVFFEEEFDGVMPLEIMIDTKRKKGVMKLSTLKRMEELEQTIEEIPELSKTMSIVNLVKYSKQAYYNGNPEYYELPTSQEQAFILSYAKNATKNNKDNLMKSYVDSTGQYARITTFMRDENGGKIPEIEAEIRKEADKLFPPDRYHVTITGKALVFQKGTGYLLDNLLSSLVFAFFLTALLVAFMFRSFKMVLVSIIPNLLPLLMTAGIMGFLDIPLKPSTILVFGIAFGLSVDDTLRFLAQYREELKKNNWKIRKSVYATFNESGLSMFYTSIVLFFGFSVFMLSSFGGTIALGGLISLTLLFGMLSNLMLLPALVLTLNKTLANEQEFIEPKIDIIEHSDEEIDNLDKQNL
- the asnS gene encoding asparagine--tRNA ligase translates to MKHTKVKDLLNSTTTLHEVNAKGWVRTFRNNQFIALNDGSTINNIQCVVDFENTPEETLKRITTGAAVSVTGSLVESKGAGQQYEIQVSKLEILGDSDAEKFPMQPKKHSLEFLRENAHLRVRTNAFGAIMRVRSVLAHAVHTYFQEKGFVYVNTPIITGSDAEGAGEMFKVTALPFDNTPRTEEGKVDYKKDFFGKETNLTVSGQLEGETFAMALGQIYTFGPTFRAENSNTSRHLAEFWMIEPEVAFNDLDDNMDLAEDFIQYVIKYTMDKCPDDLKFLESRLLDEEKQKPQAERSEMTLLEKLNFVLENNFKRVSYTEAIEILRESTPNKKKKFSYIIDEWGADLQSEHERYLVEKHFKCPVILFDYPANIKAFYMRLNEDGKTVRAMDILFPGIGEIVGGSQREERYDVLVEKMKALGIDEEELWWYLDTRRFGSAVHSGFGLGFERLVLFVTGMTNIRDVIPFPRTPMNAEF
- the rpoN gene encoding RNA polymerase factor sigma-54 is translated as MLKQFLNLKLSQKLSPQQIQLMKLIQLPTQAFEQRLLEEMNENPALEAGKEEEEYVKDEFETEDYDDFDDAESERIDADEINIDDYLSDDDTPDYKTQTNNYSDDDEDYDIPFAAPISFHQDLINQLNTFILSESDREIAEFLVGSIDDMGYIRRSIPDIVDDLAFTQAVYTDEKTVERLLHVIHELEPSGVGARDLQECLLLQLKHKTPTEYIELATDIIENQFDAFTKKHYDKLLQKYNVSNDQLKKAIHEIEKLNPKPGGSFTGNTKVTENIVPDFAIRIVEGKLELSLNGRNAPTLHVSRDYQEMLQTYKESKDKSTQQKEAVQFIKQKLDSAKWFIDAIRQRQETLFVTMNAIMHYQEDFFLEGDETKLKPMILKDIADIVGLDISTISRVANSKYVETPYGTKLIKEFFSEAMKNDQGEDVSTLEIKKILQNVIEEEDKHKPLPDDQLAEILKEKGYPIARRTIAKYREQLDIPVARMRKKM
- a CDS encoding zeta toxin family protein — translated: MLKAAQIATQRREDCIKNKQSFIFETVFSASDKVDFIKKAIDQGFFVRFFFVGTSHPAINANRITHRVLEGGHDVPITKIISRYIKSISHCTVIAGFVDRLYVYDNSEDYKSAKLLFRSSKGKITKKYSKIDDWAIPIFKTLK
- a CDS encoding DUF4919 domain-containing protein, which produces MKNLIPIILFLTPFSVFSQKLEFAPPKYESIETEIKNQKSKFYYPILLDKLITNDSTLTVEDYYYLYYGFVFQKEYKPYARNTVEEKLTKYFQKPEIDSKDYDIIIQIISESINLLPFDLRQLNMLAYVYHLKGDEIMAKKISTRFHRILETILASGDGEKCETGFHVIYIQDEYVILNFFQMRPISQSLIGNCDYQSFEKGKYKKEGMYFNIQKMFESGIR
- a CDS encoding thymidine kinase encodes the protein MFLENTVNHKEQFGWIEVICGSMFSGKTEELIRRLKRAQFAKQKVEIFKPAVDTRYHDEMVVSHDSNEIRSTPVPAAANIAILAQGCDVVGIDEAQFFDDEIVRVCNDLANRGIRVIVAGLDMDFKGNPFGPMPALMATAEYVTKVHAVCTRTGNLANYSFRKTDNDKLVLLGETEEYEPLSRAAYFHAMKKNEEQ